The following proteins come from a genomic window of Bradyrhizobium paxllaeri:
- a CDS encoding XdhC family protein encodes MLNRDEDILQAAENWQKAGHGVALATVVETWGSAPRPAGSSLVINDDGTFLGSVSGGCVEGAVVTEALDVIASGKPKMLEFGVADETAWNVGLSCGGTIRVFVEKVGQS; translated from the coding sequence ATGCTCAACCGCGACGAAGACATTCTGCAGGCCGCCGAGAACTGGCAGAAGGCCGGCCACGGCGTGGCGCTGGCGACCGTGGTCGAGACCTGGGGCTCCGCCCCGCGGCCGGCCGGCTCCAGCCTCGTCATCAACGATGACGGCACGTTTCTGGGTTCGGTCTCCGGCGGCTGCGTCGAGGGCGCCGTCGTCACCGAGGCGCTGGATGTGATCGCCAGCGGCAAGCCAAAAATGCTGGAATTCGGCGTCGCCGACGAGACCGCCTGGAATGTCGGCCTGTCCTGCGGCGGCACCATCCGCGTCTTCGTCGAGAAGGTAGGCCAGTCGTGA
- a CDS encoding vWA domain-containing protein: MTTIDHLNPPTGHMADNVIGFARALRAAGIPVGPGAVIDALNALQMIEIGHRGDVYTTLEAIFVKRHEHALIFAQAFDLFFRAAEDWKHMLDSVPLPDHAKKKPPAASRRVQEALAQPSMRDEAEQVQEQELRLSVSDKEILQKKDFAQMSAAEIAEVTRAIANMKLPQAELRTRRYQPDAKGLRLDMRRTLRSSLRTGGEIIDIRKLGRIEKPAPIVALLDISGSMSEYTRLFLHFLHAITDARKRVSVFLFGTRLTNVTRALRAKDPDEALASCSSSVEDWAGGTRIATSLHSFNKLWGRRVLGQGAIVLLISDGLEREADAKLAFEMDRLHRSCRRLIWLNPLLRYSGFEAKAQGIKMMLPHVDEFRPVHNLTSMEGLIEALSAPPPPHHISRIRSAA; encoded by the coding sequence ATGACCACCATCGACCACCTCAATCCTCCCACCGGCCACATGGCCGACAACGTCATCGGCTTCGCCCGCGCGCTGCGCGCGGCCGGCATCCCGGTCGGCCCCGGCGCCGTCATCGACGCGCTCAACGCGTTGCAGATGATCGAGATTGGCCACCGCGGCGATGTCTACACCACGCTGGAAGCGATCTTCGTCAAGCGGCACGAGCATGCGCTGATCTTTGCCCAAGCCTTCGACCTGTTCTTCCGCGCCGCCGAGGACTGGAAGCACATGCTGGATTCGGTGCCGCTGCCGGACCACGCCAAGAAGAAGCCGCCGGCGGCCTCGCGCCGGGTGCAGGAGGCGCTGGCTCAGCCTTCGATGCGCGACGAGGCCGAGCAGGTGCAGGAACAGGAGCTGCGGCTGTCCGTCTCCGACAAGGAGATCCTGCAGAAAAAAGACTTTGCGCAGATGAGCGCGGCCGAGATCGCCGAGGTCACCCGCGCCATCGCCAACATGAAGCTGCCGCAGGCGGAATTGCGCACCCGCCGCTACCAGCCCGATGCAAAAGGCCTGCGGCTCGACATGCGCCGCACCTTGCGCAGCAGCCTTCGCACTGGCGGCGAGATCATCGACATCCGAAAGCTCGGCCGCATCGAGAAGCCGGCGCCGATCGTGGCGCTCCTGGATATATCAGGGTCGATGAGCGAATATACCCGCCTGTTCCTGCACTTCCTCCACGCCATCACCGACGCCCGCAAGCGCGTCTCCGTGTTCCTGTTCGGCACGCGGCTCACCAATGTGACGCGGGCCTTGCGGGCCAAGGATCCCGACGAGGCCTTGGCGAGTTGTTCGTCCTCGGTCGAGGACTGGGCCGGCGGCACCCGCATCGCAACCTCGCTGCACTCCTTCAACAAATTGTGGGGCCGCCGCGTGCTCGGGCAGGGCGCCATCGTGCTCCTGATATCAGACGGGCTGGAGCGCGAGGCGGACGCCAAGCTCGCCTTCGAGATGGACCGGCTGCACCGCTCCTGCCGCCGCCTGATCTGGCTCAATCCCTTGCTGCGCTACAGCGGGTTCGAGGCCAAGGCGCAGGGCATCAAAATGATGCTGCCCCACGTTGACGAATTCCGCCCGGTGCATAACTTGACGTCGATGGAAGGGCTGATCGAGGCGCTCTCGGCGCCGCCGCCGCCCCACCACATCAGCCGCATCCGATCGGCAGCCTGA
- a CDS encoding XdhC family protein: MKLETLTQVNAERAARRPVIVVTDVANGDQRLVKAKDIATDPISAELSKQLRMGKSGMIESGGKKLFLNVHAPTARLVIVGAVHISQALAPLARSLDYDVTVVDPRTAFASPERFPDVPLIAEWPDVALPPLNVDHYTAFVAVTHDPKIDDPALLHAFERDCFYIGALGSRKTHAKRAERLKAQGASDADIARIHAPIGLSIGAVSPSEIAVAIMAEITAELRLPKETAKVQAA, from the coding sequence GTGAAGCTGGAAACCCTCACACAGGTCAACGCCGAGCGTGCCGCGCGCCGCCCGGTCATCGTCGTCACTGACGTCGCCAATGGCGACCAGCGGCTGGTGAAGGCCAAGGATATCGCGACCGATCCGATCAGCGCCGAGCTTTCAAAGCAGCTCCGCATGGGCAAGAGCGGCATGATCGAGTCCGGCGGCAAAAAACTGTTCCTCAACGTCCACGCGCCGACCGCGCGGCTCGTGATCGTCGGCGCGGTCCATATCAGCCAGGCGCTGGCACCGCTGGCCCGTTCGCTGGATTACGACGTGACGGTGGTCGATCCGCGCACGGCGTTTGCCAGCCCCGAGCGCTTTCCCGACGTGCCGTTGATCGCGGAGTGGCCCGACGTGGCGCTGCCGCCGCTTAATGTCGATCACTACACGGCCTTCGTCGCCGTCACGCATGATCCCAAGATCGACGATCCGGCGCTGCTGCATGCGTTCGAGCGCGACTGTTTCTATATCGGCGCGCTCGGCTCGCGAAAGACCCATGCCAAGCGCGCCGAGCGGCTGAAGGCGCAGGGTGCGTCGGATGCCGACATCGCGCGTATCCACGCGCCGATCGGGCTTTCCATCGGCGCGGTGTCGCCCTCGGAGATCGCGGTCGCGATCATGGCCGAGATCACCGCCGAGCTGCGGCTGCCGAAAGAAACCGCGAAGGTCCAGGCAGCATGA
- a CDS encoding AAA family ATPase yields MTASALPKSVDGMLELLTSRGYLAERSLATVTYLSLRMGRPLFLEGEAGVGKTEIAKVLSAALGRKLIRLQCYEGLDVASAVYEWSSAAQMIAIRLAEAAGDTDREQLSSDIFAERFLIKRPLLQALEPDVAGAPVLLIDELDRADEAFEAYLLEILSDFQVTIPEFGTIKAPQPPIVIITSNRTREIHDALKRRCLYHWVDYPDAERELAIVKSRVPGISAKLSQQVVSFVQALRDQDFYKSPGVAETIDWATALTELDARSLTPQLVGDTLGALLKYQDDIARMQGDTLQKVLKEATSEG; encoded by the coding sequence ATGACTGCATCGGCGCTGCCCAAATCCGTCGATGGGATGCTCGAGCTCCTGACCTCGCGCGGCTATCTGGCCGAGCGGTCGCTGGCGACGGTGACCTATCTGTCGCTGCGGATGGGCCGGCCGCTGTTCCTCGAAGGCGAGGCCGGCGTCGGCAAGACCGAGATCGCAAAGGTGCTGTCGGCGGCGCTCGGGCGCAAGCTGATCCGCCTGCAATGCTACGAAGGCCTCGACGTTGCCTCCGCCGTCTACGAGTGGAGCAGCGCGGCACAGATGATCGCGATCCGCCTCGCCGAAGCCGCCGGCGATACCGATCGCGAGCAATTGTCCTCGGACATCTTTGCCGAGCGCTTCCTGATCAAGCGCCCGCTATTGCAGGCGCTGGAGCCTGATGTTGCCGGTGCGCCGGTGCTGCTGATCGACGAGCTCGACCGCGCCGACGAGGCGTTCGAGGCTTACTTGCTGGAAATCCTCAGCGACTTCCAGGTCACGATCCCCGAATTCGGCACCATCAAGGCGCCGCAGCCGCCGATCGTCATCATCACCTCGAACCGCACCCGCGAGATCCACGACGCGCTGAAGCGCCGCTGTCTCTATCATTGGGTGGACTATCCCGATGCCGAGCGCGAGCTTGCGATCGTCAAGTCGCGGGTACCAGGCATTTCCGCCAAGCTCTCGCAGCAGGTCGTGAGTTTCGTGCAGGCGCTGCGCGACCAGGATTTCTACAAGTCGCCAGGTGTCGCCGAGACCATCGACTGGGCCACCGCGCTGACCGAACTGGACGCCCGCTCGCTGACGCCGCAACTGGTCGGCGACACGCTGGGCGCGCTGCTCAAGTATCAGGACGACATCGCGCGGATGCAGGGCGACACGCTGCAAAAGGTTTTGAAGGAAGCGACGAGCGAGGGTTAG